Proteins from one Streptomyces genisteinicus genomic window:
- a CDS encoding non-ribosomal peptide synthetase — protein MSTASGSSHGLLPLTGAQTGIWNAQRLEPDSPYYTVGDVVEISGDGPVDAGALAEAVRATTEEAETLRLRVHATPDGPRQSVSDEPVALPRVVDVSGESDPVAAAHALVAAERAATGEACRGMVDRPLYSRTVIRLSDREVWYTQLGHHLVFDGYTAAMLARRTAARYTALVRGTEPPAASFGDFGGVVAADLAYREGDRFAEDRAYWVERFTPLPDLGEADAAAGPPERTVTARAVVTAEETALLRAFAEREGVSWGEALIAVYAAFLHRTLGRTDVVFALPLMCRTGSAELRTPSMAVNVLPLRVEVRSGDGLGDLGRRVAAAMREMRAHQRYRGEDLPRDLGVPGAGALLHGRGINLKAFDLAIDFAGATGTMRNVAGGPPEDMGLSVLPTRDGGLLLGFEVDARSGGQAGVDAKLAGLRALLAGLVAGLRVGAVALAADPEAVLAAWSPPALPGEPSTVPAALGALADAHGGRTVLVCGGVRLTAGELAGRVHRLARALRARGIGCDDVVALALPRSADAVVAQLAVMDAGAAFLPLDAAHPARRLRELVDDTRPVLVVTDGAGYAPVDGLPWTELLAEAEGLSAAPLTAAELAAPRHPDHLAYVIHTSGSTGRPKGVLGRVGGLAALLHHQRHTAVADAAATRDRPLRAAHTYSFAFDSAFEHLVWLLCGHELHVYDADTTRDADALLAAFRRDGIDIVDTTPSMAVPLLDGGLTDLAPALLVLGGEATGPALWRRVAASGVTARNMYGPTEASVTSTAALVSGEEPTIGTPLAGTRVYLLDAALQPVPHGTAGELYLAGPHLARGYLGMPGATAERFLADPFGPPGGRMYRTGDRASWTPGRGLVYLGRGDGQVKIRGHRVETGEVEAALAAVPGVTAAAAAIRSSRLVGYVVSASVPGEEVRAALAGRLPDHMVPAAVVVLDALPVTPNGKLDRAALPAPSVQGGGREPRTERERLLCAVLAEVFEVERVGVDDDWFALGGDSITAITVSSRLRARGLELRPRDLLARRSFASLAASAALPADAAEPLDEPTGPVSAPPIVRALLDPHPDIAVVAGYAQWTAVRVSEAPALAALAGGVRTVLDHHDALRLRSGADGSLEVLPRGAVAAVVTECAGEDEAAVAERLAGELDPCGGDLLRVALLRSGDGSPDRIVVVVHHLAVDGVSWRLLLPDLRTACAGGELPPRGASWRRHAELLADQGRSGARRDELGHWRAALAASPRLGERPLDQKRDTVSTALRSVTVAPADVTRALLTTLPAAYRAGADEVLLAALVLTLRTWGVSGDAVTVTMEGHGREHLDLARTVGWFTGEYPVRVETGGEAGVRQLVRAAKEAKRAVPDGGIGYGVLRHLDPEAGPSLAATPPPDVLLNYLGRFSPLPGGDWSLPERDPFSVIEPGGKALEQVLALNCFVHEEGEPRLAVEWTAASGVLGADAVAGLQAAWEAALRTLAAHALDGPGGLSPSDLPFTGLDQHAIDALEEAADGRISDVLPATPLQVGLSFHTLVRDEDDTDVYVVQAVTTLSGELDPERMRRAARELLRRHPALRVYLAQSGDEVVQVVPEDVALDWRHDDDFEAAARAELARPFDPARPPLIRFLLSRTGPQEHKLAITNHHALLDGWSMPLVGRALLGLYAELGGGPPVVGPPPLSEYFRWLAERDGQESLDAWRQALAGVDDATRLAPASTGGAVERPGRVTVPLGREFSDRLRAFARERGVTLTTVLQTAWGVLLGRLTGRRDVVFGCPVSGRPAEVDGVESMIGQLGTTIPVRVRFSQDLTARELLGHVHAESVRLAEHHHVGLPAVQRAAGIGELFDTMLVMENFPLSSRRRTPLSPGLDLTGVDITDATHYALTVIVIPDDAITVGLGYQPHAFSEETVRAYGRWLHNVLREITDDPGRPVVALPLLDAEERARMLHTGTRYLPARQRGHWLDEFAAQVARRPGAEALVCRDRSLSYAGLDREANRVAHALIAAGVRPQDPVAVLLGRDIEMAVALFGVAKAGAVYVPMDPEYPRDRLAFMFDDIAPAAVLSTGAEPPVDRDVPVLRLDDPDTLAAAADTDPAGARERLPEDALAYVIYTSGTTGRPKGVGVTHRGVPDLIALQEEVVGVTEDDRYLHFASTSFDVAFWQTMVPLLSGGTSVIAPEEVRVPGDELLDYIAEHRVTGVNLLPSFLAAMPDDRTVPPDVFFVVGAERLDPELARRWGTGRRALFNAYGPTEVTINSVTWHYDPDDEGPLPIGLPDPNVRAYVLDGGLQPVGTGVTGELYLAGPSVARGYLGRPALTSAAFVADPYGPAGTRMYRTGDLVRWRADGQLVFLGRADHQIKVRGFRVELGEIESALTRHPAVRACAVVLRDDRLVGYVIPADGARPDPAAIRSFLAAELPDHMVPTAFVELDRLPLSPSGKLDAGALPAPATASAAHRAPAGEAEAALLSVFRDILGTDAVGLDDGFFDIGGDSIIALQVVSRARRLGLGLKARDIFEGETVAGIAARARSLDEGEAPAVGDAPLTPLMRGLLSRAGTAADGFCQWVEVSVPPGGDEQDWRAVLDAVLARHDVLRARLAGDVLRVPPPGAVTGADVLTRVTATGDLRGPVDSWTAGVRDSMDPRTGPLLRALWVDAGRERPGRLVLAAHHLVVDGVSWRVLLDDVRHVHGGGTLARHGQSFLGWARSLRAADRAAELPHWRRMTAGTALAGPLDPARDTVATARHHEIRVAADATRALVTTLPAAHRTTPDAVLLTALARAVHAWRGADGLLVALESHGRPAQADLEQTVGWFTAVHPVRLDPSDDVAAVAQRLRAQGDGLGHGILTSAGLLDPVEPEVSWNYLGRFPGAPAEETPWQAPPDADPLGSGGSGVLPLPHALMVNALVRDDALGVRITWPAALFPDAAVEEFGELLKGELLRAATSPEALALTGDRPVREVQALTPLQEVMLRHSRADRPDPYTVQSAFTLAGPLDTGALRAAGADLVERHPNLGAVFPAGLGVVPEGTSPGFRVTDGPAEDVLAADLAEGFDLAEGPLLRLTVIRRGEDLADLVMTSHHVLSDGWSAPRMLAELFALYTARAGGGAHGLPAPVPFTRYLEWREANEPDLAAWGAELDGLPEGRYFDGEAGASWQEPELLAFDAELVDRLGRLAARRGLTRNTLVQGAWSVLLARRTGRADVCFGAMVACRPPELDGVEEIIGLLANTVPVRARLSGTLAESLTALQAGQRALAEHQHVALHDLERITGRDRLFDSMVVFENYPVDPDRLREPAPGLTVTGTRFREATHHPVTLTVMPDGDGWTGVLAHRAGVDVGGLAGELLELLGTMEESMDEDVLALVERR, from the coding sequence TTGAGCACCGCAAGCGGGTCCTCGCACGGACTGCTCCCCCTCACCGGCGCCCAGACGGGCATCTGGAACGCACAGCGCCTCGAACCGGACTCGCCGTACTACACGGTCGGCGACGTCGTGGAGATATCCGGCGACGGCCCGGTCGACGCCGGAGCGCTGGCCGAGGCGGTCCGGGCCACCACCGAGGAGGCCGAGACCCTGCGGCTGCGGGTGCACGCCACCCCGGACGGGCCGCGCCAGTCGGTGTCCGACGAGCCCGTCGCCCTGCCGCGGGTGGTCGACGTGAGCGGCGAGAGCGACCCGGTCGCCGCCGCCCACGCCCTGGTCGCCGCCGAGCGGGCCGCGACCGGCGAGGCGTGCCGGGGCATGGTCGACCGGCCGCTGTACTCCCGGACCGTGATCCGGCTCTCCGACCGCGAGGTCTGGTACACCCAGCTCGGGCACCACCTGGTGTTCGACGGCTACACCGCCGCGATGCTCGCGCGCCGCACGGCCGCCCGCTACACGGCCCTCGTGCGCGGCACCGAGCCGCCGGCGGCGTCGTTCGGCGACTTCGGCGGCGTCGTCGCCGCCGACCTCGCCTACCGCGAGGGCGACCGCTTCGCCGAGGACCGCGCCTACTGGGTCGAACGGTTCACGCCGCTGCCCGACCTCGGCGAGGCCGACGCCGCCGCCGGGCCGCCCGAGCGGACCGTGACCGCCCGCGCCGTCGTCACCGCCGAGGAGACGGCCCTGCTGCGCGCCTTCGCCGAGCGCGAGGGGGTGAGCTGGGGCGAGGCGCTGATCGCCGTCTACGCCGCGTTCCTGCACCGCACCCTGGGCCGGACGGACGTGGTGTTCGCCCTGCCGCTGATGTGCCGCACCGGCTCGGCCGAACTGCGCACCCCGTCCATGGCCGTCAACGTGCTCCCGCTGCGGGTCGAGGTCCGGTCCGGCGACGGTCTCGGCGACCTCGGCCGCCGCGTTGCGGCCGCCATGCGCGAGATGCGCGCACACCAGCGCTACCGGGGCGAGGACCTGCCGCGGGACCTGGGCGTGCCCGGCGCGGGGGCGCTGCTGCACGGGCGGGGCATCAACCTCAAGGCGTTCGACCTCGCCATCGACTTCGCCGGCGCCACCGGCACGATGCGCAACGTCGCCGGCGGCCCGCCGGAGGACATGGGGCTCAGTGTCCTGCCGACCCGCGACGGCGGCCTGCTGCTCGGCTTCGAGGTGGACGCGCGCAGCGGCGGCCAGGCCGGCGTGGACGCGAAACTCGCCGGTCTGCGGGCCCTGCTCGCCGGGCTCGTCGCCGGACTCCGGGTCGGCGCCGTCGCCCTCGCCGCCGACCCCGAGGCGGTCCTCGCCGCCTGGTCCCCGCCCGCCCTGCCCGGCGAGCCGTCCACCGTGCCGGCGGCCCTCGGCGCCCTGGCCGACGCCCATGGCGGGCGCACCGTCCTGGTCTGCGGCGGCGTACGGCTGACCGCCGGCGAACTGGCCGGCCGGGTGCACCGGCTGGCCCGCGCCCTGCGCGCCCGCGGCATCGGGTGCGACGACGTGGTCGCCCTGGCGCTGCCCCGCTCCGCCGACGCGGTCGTGGCCCAGCTCGCCGTGATGGACGCCGGGGCCGCGTTCCTGCCGCTGGACGCCGCACACCCGGCGCGGCGGCTGCGGGAGCTCGTCGACGACACCCGCCCGGTCCTGGTCGTCACCGACGGCGCCGGGTACGCGCCCGTCGACGGGCTGCCCTGGACGGAGCTGCTCGCGGAGGCGGAGGGCCTGTCCGCGGCCCCGCTGACCGCGGCCGAACTCGCCGCGCCCCGGCACCCGGACCACCTCGCCTACGTCATCCACACCTCCGGCTCCACCGGCCGGCCCAAGGGCGTCCTCGGACGCGTCGGCGGACTCGCGGCGCTGCTGCACCACCAGCGGCACACGGCCGTCGCCGACGCCGCGGCCACCCGCGACCGGCCGCTGCGCGCCGCCCACACCTACTCGTTCGCCTTCGACTCCGCCTTCGAGCACCTGGTCTGGCTGCTCTGCGGCCACGAACTGCACGTCTACGACGCCGACACGACCCGCGACGCCGACGCCCTGCTGGCCGCGTTCCGGCGCGACGGCATCGACATCGTGGACACCACGCCGTCCATGGCCGTCCCCCTGCTCGACGGCGGACTGACGGACCTCGCGCCCGCGCTGCTCGTCCTCGGCGGCGAGGCGACCGGGCCCGCGCTCTGGCGGCGGGTCGCCGCGTCGGGCGTCACGGCACGCAACATGTACGGCCCGACCGAGGCCAGCGTCACCAGCACCGCCGCCCTCGTCTCGGGCGAGGAGCCGACGATCGGCACGCCGCTGGCCGGCACCCGCGTGTACCTCCTCGACGCCGCGCTGCAGCCCGTGCCCCACGGGACGGCCGGCGAGCTCTACCTCGCGGGTCCGCACCTGGCGCGCGGGTACCTCGGCATGCCGGGTGCGACCGCGGAGCGGTTCCTCGCCGACCCGTTCGGCCCGCCCGGCGGACGGATGTACCGCACCGGCGACCGTGCGAGCTGGACGCCGGGCCGGGGCCTGGTCTACCTGGGCCGCGGCGACGGCCAGGTGAAGATCCGCGGCCACCGGGTCGAGACCGGCGAGGTGGAGGCGGCGCTCGCCGCGGTGCCGGGAGTCACCGCGGCGGCCGCCGCGATCCGCTCGTCCCGGCTCGTCGGGTACGTCGTCTCCGCCTCGGTCCCGGGCGAGGAGGTCCGTGCCGCGCTGGCCGGCCGCCTGCCCGACCACATGGTGCCCGCGGCGGTCGTCGTCCTCGACGCGCTGCCGGTGACCCCCAACGGCAAGCTGGACCGCGCCGCGCTCCCCGCGCCGTCGGTGCAGGGCGGCGGGCGCGAGCCGCGCACCGAGCGGGAGCGGCTGCTGTGCGCCGTGCTCGCCGAGGTGTTCGAGGTCGAGCGCGTCGGTGTGGACGACGACTGGTTCGCCCTGGGCGGCGACAGCATCACCGCGATCACCGTGAGCAGCCGCCTGCGTGCCAGGGGGCTGGAGCTGCGCCCCCGCGACCTGCTGGCGCGGCGCAGCTTCGCCTCGCTCGCCGCGTCGGCGGCGCTGCCGGCGGACGCGGCCGAGCCCCTGGACGAGCCGACGGGTCCGGTGTCCGCGCCGCCCATCGTGCGCGCGCTGCTCGATCCTCATCCCGACATCGCCGTGGTGGCCGGCTACGCGCAGTGGACGGCGGTGCGCGTGTCCGAGGCGCCGGCGCTCGCCGCGCTGGCCGGCGGTGTGCGCACCGTGCTCGACCACCACGACGCGCTGCGGCTGCGGTCCGGCGCGGACGGCTCGCTGGAGGTGCTGCCCCGCGGCGCCGTCGCGGCGGTCGTCACGGAGTGCGCGGGCGAGGACGAGGCCGCCGTGGCGGAGCGTCTCGCCGGTGAACTCGACCCGTGCGGCGGGGACCTGCTGCGGGTGGCGCTGCTCCGCTCCGGGGACGGCTCGCCCGACCGGATCGTGGTGGTCGTCCACCACCTCGCCGTGGACGGGGTGTCGTGGCGTCTGCTCCTGCCCGACCTGCGCACGGCGTGCGCGGGCGGCGAGCTCCCGCCGCGGGGCGCCTCCTGGCGCCGGCACGCCGAACTCCTGGCCGACCAGGGCAGGTCGGGAGCGCGCAGGGACGAACTCGGGCACTGGCGCGCGGCCCTCGCCGCCTCGCCCCGGCTCGGCGAACGGCCGCTGGACCAGAAGCGGGACACGGTCTCCACGGCGCTGCGTTCCGTGACCGTCGCGCCCGCCGACGTCACCCGTGCGCTGCTGACCACGCTGCCGGCCGCGTACCGTGCGGGCGCCGACGAGGTGCTGCTGGCGGCGCTGGTGCTGACGCTGCGCACCTGGGGCGTGTCCGGTGACGCGGTGACGGTCACGATGGAGGGCCACGGCCGTGAGCACCTCGATCTGGCACGCACCGTCGGCTGGTTCACCGGCGAGTACCCGGTGCGCGTCGAGACCGGCGGGGAGGCCGGGGTGCGGCAGCTGGTGCGCGCCGCGAAGGAGGCCAAGCGGGCCGTCCCCGACGGCGGCATCGGCTACGGGGTGCTGCGCCATCTCGACCCGGAGGCCGGGCCGTCGCTCGCGGCGACGCCGCCCCCGGACGTGCTGCTGAACTACCTCGGCCGCTTCTCCCCGCTGCCGGGAGGCGACTGGAGCCTGCCCGAGCGGGACCCGTTCTCGGTCATCGAGCCCGGCGGCAAGGCGCTGGAGCAGGTCCTCGCGCTGAACTGCTTCGTCCACGAGGAGGGCGAGCCCCGGCTCGCCGTCGAGTGGACCGCCGCCTCCGGGGTCCTGGGCGCCGACGCCGTGGCGGGCCTCCAGGCCGCCTGGGAGGCGGCCCTTCGGACCCTGGCCGCCCACGCGCTCGACGGCCCCGGTGGGCTCAGCCCCTCCGACCTGCCCTTCACCGGGCTGGACCAGCACGCCATCGACGCCCTGGAGGAGGCCGCCGACGGCCGGATCTCCGACGTGCTGCCGGCCACCCCGCTCCAGGTCGGGCTCTCGTTCCACACGCTCGTGCGCGACGAGGACGACACCGACGTGTACGTCGTCCAGGCCGTCACCACGCTCTCGGGCGAGCTCGACCCCGAGCGCATGCGGCGTGCCGCCCGCGAACTGCTGCGCCGACACCCCGCGCTGCGGGTGTACCTCGCCCAGTCGGGGGACGAGGTGGTGCAGGTGGTGCCCGAGGACGTGGCGCTCGACTGGCGGCACGACGACGACTTCGAGGCGGCCGCCCGCGCCGAGCTGGCGCGCCCCTTCGACCCCGCGCGTCCGCCGCTCATCCGGTTCCTGCTCTCCCGGACGGGGCCCCAGGAGCACAAGCTCGCCATCACCAACCACCACGCCCTGCTGGACGGCTGGTCCATGCCGCTCGTCGGCCGGGCCCTGCTCGGCCTCTACGCGGAGCTGGGCGGCGGTCCCCCCGTCGTCGGCCCGCCGCCGCTGTCGGAGTACTTCCGGTGGCTGGCGGAGCGGGACGGCCAGGAGTCCCTGGACGCCTGGCGCCAGGCGCTGGCCGGGGTCGACGACGCCACCCGGCTGGCCCCGGCGAGCACCGGCGGCGCCGTCGAACGGCCCGGCCGGGTGACCGTGCCCCTCGGCCGTGAGTTCAGCGACCGGCTGCGCGCCTTCGCGCGGGAGCGGGGCGTCACCCTGACCACCGTCCTCCAGACGGCGTGGGGTGTGCTGCTCGGCAGGCTGACCGGCCGTCGCGATGTCGTGTTCGGCTGCCCGGTGTCGGGGCGTCCCGCCGAGGTGGACGGCGTCGAGTCGATGATCGGCCAGCTCGGCACCACGATCCCGGTGCGCGTCCGCTTCTCCCAGGACCTGACCGCCCGTGAACTGCTGGGCCACGTGCACGCCGAGAGCGTCCGGCTGGCCGAGCACCACCATGTGGGCCTGCCCGCCGTCCAGCGGGCGGCCGGCATCGGCGAGCTCTTCGACACCATGCTCGTGATGGAGAACTTCCCCCTCTCCAGCAGGCGGCGGACCCCGCTCTCCCCCGGGCTCGACCTCACCGGCGTCGACATCACCGACGCCACCCACTACGCGCTGACCGTGATCGTGATCCCCGACGACGCGATCACCGTGGGGCTCGGCTACCAGCCGCACGCCTTCTCCGAGGAGACGGTGCGTGCCTACGGCCGCTGGCTGCACAACGTGCTCCGCGAGATCACCGACGACCCCGGCCGCCCGGTGGTCGCGCTCCCCCTGCTGGACGCGGAGGAGCGCGCCCGGATGCTGCACACCGGCACCCGGTACCTGCCGGCCCGTCAGCGAGGGCACTGGCTGGACGAGTTCGCCGCGCAGGTGGCCCGCAGGCCCGGCGCCGAGGCCCTGGTCTGCCGGGACCGCAGTCTGAGCTACGCCGGACTGGACCGCGAGGCGAACCGGGTCGCGCACGCGCTGATCGCCGCGGGCGTACGGCCGCAGGACCCGGTGGCCGTGCTGCTCGGACGCGACATCGAGATGGCGGTGGCGCTGTTCGGAGTCGCGAAGGCCGGCGCCGTGTACGTGCCGATGGACCCGGAGTACCCGCGGGACCGGCTGGCGTTCATGTTCGACGACATCGCACCGGCGGCGGTGCTGTCCACCGGTGCCGAACCGCCCGTCGACCGGGACGTCCCGGTCCTGCGGCTGGACGACCCGGACACGCTGGCGGCAGCCGCGGACACCGATCCGGCGGGGGCGCGGGAGCGTCTCCCCGAGGACGCCCTCGCCTACGTGATCTACACCTCGGGAACCACCGGCCGCCCCAAGGGCGTCGGCGTCACCCACCGCGGCGTGCCCGACCTGATCGCCCTCCAGGAGGAGGTGGTCGGGGTCACGGAGGACGACCGGTACCTGCATTTCGCGTCCACCAGCTTCGACGTCGCGTTCTGGCAGACGATGGTGCCGCTGCTCTCCGGCGGCACGTCCGTGATCGCCCCCGAGGAGGTGCGCGTCCCCGGCGACGAACTGCTCGACTACATCGCCGAGCACCGCGTCACCGGAGTGAACCTGCTGCCGTCGTTCCTCGCCGCCATGCCCGACGACCGGACGGTCCCCCCGGACGTGTTCTTCGTGGTGGGCGCCGAGCGCCTCGACCCCGAGCTGGCCAGGCGCTGGGGCACGGGCCGCCGGGCGCTCTTCAACGCCTACGGCCCGACCGAGGTCACCATCAACTCGGTCACCTGGCACTACGACCCCGACGACGAGGGGCCGCTGCCTATCGGCCTGCCGGACCCGAACGTCCGCGCCTACGTCCTCGACGGCGGTCTCCAGCCGGTGGGCACCGGCGTCACCGGCGAGCTGTACCTCGCCGGTCCGAGCGTGGCCCGCGGCTATCTCGGGCGCCCCGCCCTCACCTCGGCCGCCTTCGTCGCCGACCCGTACGGTCCGGCGGGGACGCGCATGTACCGCACCGGCGACCTCGTCCGGTGGCGTGCCGACGGGCAGCTGGTCTTCCTCGGCCGCGCCGACCACCAGATCAAGGTGCGCGGCTTCCGTGTCGAACTCGGCGAGATCGAGTCCGCCCTGACCCGCCACCCCGCGGTCCGCGCCTGTGCCGTGGTGCTGCGCGACGACCGGCTCGTCGGCTACGTCATCCCCGCCGACGGCGCCCGGCCCGACCCCGCCGCGATACGGTCGTTCCTCGCCGCGGAACTGCCGGACCACATGGTGCCCACCGCGTTCGTGGAACTCGACCGGCTGCCGCTGAGCCCCAGCGGCAAGCTGGACGCGGGCGCGCTGCCCGCCCCGGCGACCGCGTCCGCCGCACACCGCGCGCCGGCCGGCGAGGCGGAGGCCGCGCTGCTCTCCGTCTTCCGCGACATCCTCGGCACCGACGCCGTCGGCCTCGACGACGGCTTCTTCGACATCGGCGGGGACAGCATCATCGCCCTGCAGGTGGTGTCCCGGGCGCGGCGTCTGGGACTCGGGCTGAAGGCCCGCGACATCTTCGAGGGGGAGACCGTCGCCGGGATCGCCGCACGGGCCCGTTCCCTCGACGAGGGCGAGGCGCCCGCGGTCGGCGACGCGCCGCTGACCCCGCTGATGCGCGGGCTGCTCAGCCGCGCGGGCACCGCCGCCGACGGCTTCTGCCAGTGGGTGGAGGTCTCGGTTCCGCCGGGTGGCGACGAACAGGACTGGCGGGCGGTGCTCGACGCGGTGCTGGCCCGCCACGACGTCCTGCGCGCCCGGCTCGCCGGAGACGTGCTGCGCGTCCCGCCGCCCGGCGCGGTCACCGGGGCGGACGTGCTCACCCGCGTCACGGCCACCGGCGACCTGCGCGGACCGGTCGACTCCTGGACCGCCGGGGTGCGCGACTCCATGGACCCGCGCACCGGGCCCCTGCTGCGCGCCCTGTGGGTGGACGCCGGCCGTGAGCGGCCCGGCCGCCTCGTGCTCGCCGCCCACCACCTGGTGGTCGACGGCGTGTCCTGGCGCGTGCTCCTCGACGACGTGCGCCACGTCCACGGCGGCGGGACGCTCGCCCGGCACGGCCAGTCCTTCCTCGGCTGGGCCCGGAGCCTGCGCGCGGCCGACCGCGCCGCGGAGCTGCCGCACTGGCGGCGGATGACGGCCGGCACGGCGCTCGCCGGTCCGCTCGACCCCGCCCGGGACACCGTGGCCACCGCCCGGCACCACGAGATCCGCGTCGCCGCCGACGCCACCCGCGCCCTCGTCACCACGCTGCCCGCCGCCCACCGCACCACACCGGACGCCGTGCTGCTCACGGCCCTGGCACGGGCGGTGCACGCCTGGCGCGGCGCGGACGGCCTGCTGGTGGCCCTGGAGAGCCACGGCCGCCCGGCGCAGGCCGACCTGGAGCAGACCGTCGGCTGGTTCACCGCCGTGCACCCGGTGCGGCTCGACCCGTCCGACGACGTGGCCGCCGTGGCCCAGCGGCTGCGCGCCCAGGGCGACGGTCTCGGCCACGGGATCCTCACCTCGGCGGGGCTGCTCGACCCGGTCGAGCCCGAGGTGTCCTGGAACTACCTCGGCCGCTTCCCCGGCGCTCCCGCCGAGGAGACGCCGTGGCAGGCGCCCCCGGACGCGGACCCGCTCGGCTCCGGCGGCTCGGGCGTGCTGCCCCTGCCGCACGCCCTGATGGTCAACGCCCTGGTCCGCGACGACGCCCTCGGGGTCCGGATCACCTGGCCCGCGGCGCTCTTCCCGGACGCCGCCGTCGAGGAGTTCGGCGAGCTGCTGAAGGGCGAACTGCTGCGCGCCGCCACCTCTCCGGAGGCCCTGGCGCTGACCGGGGACCGTCCGGTGCGGGAGGTGCAGGCGCTCACCCCGCTCCAGGAGGTGATGCTGCGGCACTCGCGCGCCGACCGGCCCGACCCGTACACCGTGCAGTCGGCGTTCACCCTCGCGGGGCCGCTCGACACCGGCGCGCTGCGGGCGGCGGGAGCCGACCTGGTGGAGCGTCACCCGAACCTGGGCGCCGTCTTCCCGGCCGGCCTCGGGGTCGTCCCCGAGGGGACGTCGCCCGGCTTCCGCGTCACCGACGGGCCCGCGGAGGACGTGCTGGCCGCCGACCTGGCCGAGGGCTTCGACCTCGCGGAGGGACCGCTGCTGCGCCTGACCGTCATCCGGCGCGGCGAGGACCTGGCGGACCTGGTGATGACCAGTCACCATGTGCTGTCCGACGGCTGGTCGGCGCCCCGGATGCTCGCCGAGCTGTTCGCCCTGTACACGGCCCGGGCGGGCGGTGGGGCCCACGGCCTGCCGGCGCCGGTGCCGTTCACCCGCTACCTGGAGTGGCGCGAGGCCAACGAGCCCGATCTGGCCGCCTGGGGTGCCGAGCTCGACGGCCTGCCCGAGGGCCGGTACTTCGACGGCGAGGCGGGGGCGTCCTGGCAGGAGCCGGAGCTCCTGGCCTTCGACGCGGAGCTCGTCGACCGGCTCGGCCGTCTGGCCGCCCGGCGCGGGCTGACCCGCAACACCCTGGTGCAGGGCGCCTGGTCGGTGCTGCTCGCACGGCGGACGGGACGCGCGGACGTGTGCTTCGGCGCGATGGTCGCCTGCCGCCCGCCGGAGCTGGACGGCGTCGAGGAGATCATCGGACTGCTGGCGAACACGGTTCCGGTGCGCGCCCGGCTCTCCGGCACCCTCGCGGAGTCGCTCACCGCCCTCCAGGCGGGGCAGCGGGCCCTGGCCGAGCACCAGCACGTCGCGCTCCACGACCTGGAGCGGATCACGGGACGCGACAGGCTCTTCGACAGCATGGTGGTGTTCGAGAACTATCCGGTCGACCCGGACCGCCTGCGGGAGCCCGCACCGGGGCTGACGGTCACCGGCACCCGGTTCCGCGAGGCCACCCACCATCCGGTCACCCTCACGGTGATGCCGGACGGGGACGGCTGGACCGGAGTGCTCGCCCACCGGGCGGGAGTGGACGTCGGCGGGCTCGCCGGCGAACTCCTCGAACTGCTGGGCACGATGGAGGAGTCGATGGACGAGGACGTGCTCGCTCTGGTGGAGCGCCGATGA
- a CDS encoding ABC transporter ATP-binding protein: MTARLRARDITLRYGDRVVSTGLSVDVPDGAFTAVVGPNGCGKSTLLRAFVRLLAPDAGSVELDGREVGGYRNKELARELGFLPQDPQAPEDIRVRQLVGRGRFPHQGVFALWSPADEKAVTAAMEAAGVTDLADRHVQELSGGQRQRVWIAMVLAQETPYLLLDEPTSFLDITHQYQLLGLLTRLRDEGRTVIAVLHDINQACRFADHLIAMKDGRVVAEGAPAGTVDTALVKDVFDLPSVIVPDPVTGTPMVVPTQQGE; this comes from the coding sequence GTGACCGCACGCCTGAGGGCGCGGGACATCACCCTGCGCTACGGAGACCGGGTGGTGTCCACCGGGCTGAGCGTCGACGTCCCCGACGGCGCGTTCACCGCCGTCGTGGGCCCCAACGGCTGCGGCAAGTCCACCCTGCTGCGGGCGTTCGTGCGGCTGCTGGCCCCCGACGCCGGCAGCGTCGAACTCGACGGCCGGGAGGTCGGCGGCTACCGGAACAAGGAGCTCGCCCGCGAGCTCGGCTTCCTGCCCCAGGACCCGCAGGCCCCCGAGGACATCCGGGTCCGTCAGCTGGTCGGCCGGGGCCGCTTCCCCCACCAGGGCGTGTTCGCCCTCTGGTCGCCCGCCGACGAGAAGGCGGTCACCGCGGCGATGGAGGCGGCGGGCGTCACCGACCTCGCCGACCGGCACGTCCAGGAGCTCTCCGGAGGCCAGCGCCAGCGGGTCTGGATCGCCATGGTCCTGGCCCAGGAGACGCCCTACCTGCTGCTCGACGAACCCACCTCGTTCCTGGACATCACCCACCAGTACCAGCTGCTCGGCCTGCTCACCCGGCTCCGCGACGAGGGCCGCACCGTCATCGCCGTGCTCCACGACATCAACCAGGCGTGCCGGTTCGCCGACCACCTGATCGCCATGAAGGACGGACGCGTCGTCGCCGAGGGCGCGCCGGCCGGCACCGTCGACACCGCCCTCGTCAAGGACGTGTTCGACCTGCCGAGCGTCATCGTCCCCGACCCGGTCACCGGCACGCCGATGGTCGTCCCCACACAGCAAGGAGAGTGA